The following are encoded in a window of Pan troglodytes isolate AG18354 chromosome 4, NHGRI_mPanTro3-v2.0_pri, whole genome shotgun sequence genomic DNA:
- the PDLIM7 gene encoding PDZ and LIM domain protein 7 isoform X3 has translation MDSFKVVLEGPAPWGFRLQGGKDFNVPLSISRLTPGGKAAQAGVAVGDWVLSIDGENAGSLTHIEAQNKIRACGERLSLGLSRAQPVQSKPQKASAPAADPPRYTFAPSVSLNKTARPFGAPPPADSAPQQNGCRPLTSQQPLRPLVPDASKQRLMENTEDWRPRPGTGQSRSFRILAHLTGTEFMQDPDEEHLKKSSQVPGTEAPASSTPQEPWPGPTAPSPTSRPPWAVDPAFAERYAPDKTSTVLTRHSQPATPTPLQSRTSIVQAAAGGVPGGGSNNGKTPVCHQCHKVIRGRYLVALGHAYHPEEFVCSQCGKVLEEGGFFEEKGAIFCPPCYDVRYAPSCAKCKKKITGEIMHALKMTWHVHCFTCAACKTPIRNRAFYMEEGVPYCERDYEKMFGTKCHGCDFKIDAGDRFLEALGFSWHDTCFVCAKNNKCGPNPA, from the exons ATGGATTCCTTCAAAGTAGTGCTGGAGGGGCCAGCACCTTGGGGCTTCCGGCTGCAAGGGGGCAAGGACTTCAATGTGCCCCTCTCCATTTCCCGG CTCACTCCTGGGGGCAAAGCGGCGCAGGCCGGAGTGGCCGTGGGTGACTGGGTGCTGAGCATCGATGGCGAGAATGCGGGTAGCCTCACACACATCGAAGCTCAGAACAAGATCCGGGCCTGCGGGGAGCGCCTCAGCCTGGGCCTGAGCAG GGCCCAGCCGGTTCAGAGCAAACCGCAGAAG GCCTCCGCCCCCGCCGCGGACCCTCCGCGGTACACCTTTGCACCCAGCGTCTCCCTCAACAAGACGGCCCGGCCCTTTGGGGCGCCCCCGCCCGCTGACAGCGCCCCGCAGCAGAATGG GTGCAGACCCCTGACAAGTCA ACAGCCGCTCCGACCGCTGGTCCCAGATGCCAGCAAGCAGCGGCTGATGGAGAACACAGAGGACTGGCGGCCGCGGCCGGGGACAGGCCAGTCGCGTTCCTTCCGCATCCTTGCCCACCTCACAGGCACCGAGTTCA TGCAAGACCCGGATGAGGAGCACCTGAAGAAATCAAG CCAGGTGCCCGGGACGGAAGCCCCAGCCTCATCTACACCCCAGGAGCCCTGGCCTG GCCCTACCGCCCCCAGCCCTACCAGCCGCCCGCCCTGGGCCGTGGACCCTGCGTTTGCCGAGCGCTATGCCCCGGACAAAACGAGCACAGTGCTGACCCGGCACAGCCAGCCGGCCACGCCCACGCCGCTGCAGAGCCGCACCTCCATTGTGCAGGCAGCTGCCGGAGGGGTGCCAGGAGGGGGCAGCAACAACGGCAAGACTCCCGTGTGTCACCAGTGCCACAAGGTCATCCG GGGCCGCTACCTGGTGGCGCTGGGCCACGCGTACCACCCGGAGGAGTTTGTGTGTAGCCAGTGTGGGAAGGTCCTGGAAGAGGGTGGCTTCTTTGAGGAAAAGGGCGCCATCTTCTGCCCACCATGCTATGACGTGCGCTATGCACCCAGCTGTGCCAAGTGCAAGAagaagattacaggc GAGATCATGCACGCCCTGAAGATGACCTGGCACGTGCACTGCTTTACCTGTGCTGCCTGCAAGACGCCCATCCGGAACAGGGCCTTCTACATGGAGGAGGGCGTGCCCTATTGCGAGCGAG ACTATGAGAAGATGTTTGGCACGAAATGCCATGGCTGTGACTTCAAGATCGACGCTGGGGACCGCTTCCTGGAGGCCCTGGGCTTCAGCTGGCATGACACCTGCTTCGTCTGTGCG aaaaataacaaatgtggGCCAAATCCAGCATGA
- the PDLIM7 gene encoding PDZ and LIM domain protein 7 isoform X2: MDSFKVVLEGPAPWGFRLQGGKDFNVPLSISRLTPGGKAAQAGVAVGDWVLSIDGENAGSLTHIEAQNKIRACGERLSLGLSRAQPVQSKPQKASAPAADPPRYTFAPSVSLNKTARPFGAPPPADSAPQQNGQPLRPLVPDASKQRLMENTEDWRPRPGTGQSRSFRILAHLTGTEFMQDPDEEHLKKSSQVPGTEAPASSTPQEPWPGPTAPSPTSRPPWAVDPAFAERYAPDKTSTVLTRHSQPATPTPLQSRTSIVQAAAGGVPGGGSNNGKTPVCHQCHKVIRGRYLVALGHAYHPEEFVCSQCGKVLEEGGFFEEKGAIFCPPCYDVRYAPSCAKCKKKITGEIMHALKMTWHVHCFTCAACKTPIRNRAFYMEEGVPYCERDYEKMFGTKCHGCDFKIDAGDRFLEALGFSWHDTCFVCAICQINLEGKTFYSKKDRPLCKSHAFSHV, from the exons ATGGATTCCTTCAAAGTAGTGCTGGAGGGGCCAGCACCTTGGGGCTTCCGGCTGCAAGGGGGCAAGGACTTCAATGTGCCCCTCTCCATTTCCCGG CTCACTCCTGGGGGCAAAGCGGCGCAGGCCGGAGTGGCCGTGGGTGACTGGGTGCTGAGCATCGATGGCGAGAATGCGGGTAGCCTCACACACATCGAAGCTCAGAACAAGATCCGGGCCTGCGGGGAGCGCCTCAGCCTGGGCCTGAGCAG GGCCCAGCCGGTTCAGAGCAAACCGCAGAAG GCCTCCGCCCCCGCCGCGGACCCTCCGCGGTACACCTTTGCACCCAGCGTCTCCCTCAACAAGACGGCCCGGCCCTTTGGGGCGCCCCCGCCCGCTGACAGCGCCCCGCAGCAGAATGG ACAGCCGCTCCGACCGCTGGTCCCAGATGCCAGCAAGCAGCGGCTGATGGAGAACACAGAGGACTGGCGGCCGCGGCCGGGGACAGGCCAGTCGCGTTCCTTCCGCATCCTTGCCCACCTCACAGGCACCGAGTTCA TGCAAGACCCGGATGAGGAGCACCTGAAGAAATCAAG CCAGGTGCCCGGGACGGAAGCCCCAGCCTCATCTACACCCCAGGAGCCCTGGCCTG GCCCTACCGCCCCCAGCCCTACCAGCCGCCCGCCCTGGGCCGTGGACCCTGCGTTTGCCGAGCGCTATGCCCCGGACAAAACGAGCACAGTGCTGACCCGGCACAGCCAGCCGGCCACGCCCACGCCGCTGCAGAGCCGCACCTCCATTGTGCAGGCAGCTGCCGGAGGGGTGCCAGGAGGGGGCAGCAACAACGGCAAGACTCCCGTGTGTCACCAGTGCCACAAGGTCATCCG GGGCCGCTACCTGGTGGCGCTGGGCCACGCGTACCACCCGGAGGAGTTTGTGTGTAGCCAGTGTGGGAAGGTCCTGGAAGAGGGTGGCTTCTTTGAGGAAAAGGGCGCCATCTTCTGCCCACCATGCTATGACGTGCGCTATGCACCCAGCTGTGCCAAGTGCAAGAagaagattacaggc GAGATCATGCACGCCCTGAAGATGACCTGGCACGTGCACTGCTTTACCTGTGCTGCCTGCAAGACGCCCATCCGGAACAGGGCCTTCTACATGGAGGAGGGCGTGCCCTATTGCGAGCGAG ACTATGAGAAGATGTTTGGCACGAAATGCCATGGCTGTGACTTCAAGATCGACGCTGGGGACCGCTTCCTGGAGGCCCTGGGCTTCAGCTGGCATGACACCTGCTTCGTCTGTGCG ATATGTCAGATCAACCTGGAAGGAAAGACCTTCTACTCCAAGAAGGACAGGCCTCTCTGCAAGAGCCATGCCTTCTCTCATGTGTGA
- the PDLIM7 gene encoding PDZ and LIM domain protein 7 isoform X4, translated as MDSFKVVLEGPAPWGFRLQGGKDFNVPLSISRLTPGGKAAQAGVAVGDWVLSIDGENAGSLTHIEAQNKIRACGERLSLGLSRAQPVQSKPQKVQTPDKQPLRPLVPDASKQRLMENTEDWRPRPGTGQSRSFRILAHLTGTEFMQDPDEEHLKKSSQVPGTEAPASSTPQEPWPGPTAPSPTSRPPWAVDPAFAERYAPDKTSTVLTRHSQPATPTPLQSRTSIVQAAAGGVPGGGSNNGKTPVCHQCHKVIRGRYLVALGHAYHPEEFVCSQCGKVLEEGGFFEEKGAIFCPPCYDVRYAPSCAKCKKKITGEIMHALKMTWHVHCFTCAACKTPIRNRAFYMEEGVPYCERDYEKMFGTKCHGCDFKIDAGDRFLEALGFSWHDTCFVCAICQINLEGKTFYSKKDRPLCKSHAFSHV; from the exons ATGGATTCCTTCAAAGTAGTGCTGGAGGGGCCAGCACCTTGGGGCTTCCGGCTGCAAGGGGGCAAGGACTTCAATGTGCCCCTCTCCATTTCCCGG CTCACTCCTGGGGGCAAAGCGGCGCAGGCCGGAGTGGCCGTGGGTGACTGGGTGCTGAGCATCGATGGCGAGAATGCGGGTAGCCTCACACACATCGAAGCTCAGAACAAGATCCGGGCCTGCGGGGAGCGCCTCAGCCTGGGCCTGAGCAG GGCCCAGCCGGTTCAGAGCAAACCGCAGAAG GTGCAGACCCCTGACAA ACAGCCGCTCCGACCGCTGGTCCCAGATGCCAGCAAGCAGCGGCTGATGGAGAACACAGAGGACTGGCGGCCGCGGCCGGGGACAGGCCAGTCGCGTTCCTTCCGCATCCTTGCCCACCTCACAGGCACCGAGTTCA TGCAAGACCCGGATGAGGAGCACCTGAAGAAATCAAG CCAGGTGCCCGGGACGGAAGCCCCAGCCTCATCTACACCCCAGGAGCCCTGGCCTG GCCCTACCGCCCCCAGCCCTACCAGCCGCCCGCCCTGGGCCGTGGACCCTGCGTTTGCCGAGCGCTATGCCCCGGACAAAACGAGCACAGTGCTGACCCGGCACAGCCAGCCGGCCACGCCCACGCCGCTGCAGAGCCGCACCTCCATTGTGCAGGCAGCTGCCGGAGGGGTGCCAGGAGGGGGCAGCAACAACGGCAAGACTCCCGTGTGTCACCAGTGCCACAAGGTCATCCG GGGCCGCTACCTGGTGGCGCTGGGCCACGCGTACCACCCGGAGGAGTTTGTGTGTAGCCAGTGTGGGAAGGTCCTGGAAGAGGGTGGCTTCTTTGAGGAAAAGGGCGCCATCTTCTGCCCACCATGCTATGACGTGCGCTATGCACCCAGCTGTGCCAAGTGCAAGAagaagattacaggc GAGATCATGCACGCCCTGAAGATGACCTGGCACGTGCACTGCTTTACCTGTGCTGCCTGCAAGACGCCCATCCGGAACAGGGCCTTCTACATGGAGGAGGGCGTGCCCTATTGCGAGCGAG ACTATGAGAAGATGTTTGGCACGAAATGCCATGGCTGTGACTTCAAGATCGACGCTGGGGACCGCTTCCTGGAGGCCCTGGGCTTCAGCTGGCATGACACCTGCTTCGTCTGTGCG ATATGTCAGATCAACCTGGAAGGAAAGACCTTCTACTCCAAGAAGGACAGGCCTCTCTGCAAGAGCCATGCCTTCTCTCATGTGTGA
- the PDLIM7 gene encoding PDZ and LIM domain protein 7 isoform X1 — protein MDSFKVVLEGPAPWGFRLQGGKDFNVPLSISRLTPGGKAAQAGVAVGDWVLSIDGENAGSLTHIEAQNKIRACGERLSLGLSRAQPVQSKPQKASAPAADPPRYTFAPSVSLNKTARPFGAPPPADSAPQQNGCRPLTSQQPLRPLVPDASKQRLMENTEDWRPRPGTGQSRSFRILAHLTGTEFMQDPDEEHLKKSSQVPGTEAPASSTPQEPWPGPTAPSPTSRPPWAVDPAFAERYAPDKTSTVLTRHSQPATPTPLQSRTSIVQAAAGGVPGGGSNNGKTPVCHQCHKVIRGRYLVALGHAYHPEEFVCSQCGKVLEEGGFFEEKGAIFCPPCYDVRYAPSCAKCKKKITGEIMHALKMTWHVHCFTCAACKTPIRNRAFYMEEGVPYCERDYEKMFGTKCHGCDFKIDAGDRFLEALGFSWHDTCFVCAICQINLEGKTFYSKKDRPLCKSHAFSHV, from the exons ATGGATTCCTTCAAAGTAGTGCTGGAGGGGCCAGCACCTTGGGGCTTCCGGCTGCAAGGGGGCAAGGACTTCAATGTGCCCCTCTCCATTTCCCGG CTCACTCCTGGGGGCAAAGCGGCGCAGGCCGGAGTGGCCGTGGGTGACTGGGTGCTGAGCATCGATGGCGAGAATGCGGGTAGCCTCACACACATCGAAGCTCAGAACAAGATCCGGGCCTGCGGGGAGCGCCTCAGCCTGGGCCTGAGCAG GGCCCAGCCGGTTCAGAGCAAACCGCAGAAG GCCTCCGCCCCCGCCGCGGACCCTCCGCGGTACACCTTTGCACCCAGCGTCTCCCTCAACAAGACGGCCCGGCCCTTTGGGGCGCCCCCGCCCGCTGACAGCGCCCCGCAGCAGAATGG GTGCAGACCCCTGACAAGTCA ACAGCCGCTCCGACCGCTGGTCCCAGATGCCAGCAAGCAGCGGCTGATGGAGAACACAGAGGACTGGCGGCCGCGGCCGGGGACAGGCCAGTCGCGTTCCTTCCGCATCCTTGCCCACCTCACAGGCACCGAGTTCA TGCAAGACCCGGATGAGGAGCACCTGAAGAAATCAAG CCAGGTGCCCGGGACGGAAGCCCCAGCCTCATCTACACCCCAGGAGCCCTGGCCTG GCCCTACCGCCCCCAGCCCTACCAGCCGCCCGCCCTGGGCCGTGGACCCTGCGTTTGCCGAGCGCTATGCCCCGGACAAAACGAGCACAGTGCTGACCCGGCACAGCCAGCCGGCCACGCCCACGCCGCTGCAGAGCCGCACCTCCATTGTGCAGGCAGCTGCCGGAGGGGTGCCAGGAGGGGGCAGCAACAACGGCAAGACTCCCGTGTGTCACCAGTGCCACAAGGTCATCCG GGGCCGCTACCTGGTGGCGCTGGGCCACGCGTACCACCCGGAGGAGTTTGTGTGTAGCCAGTGTGGGAAGGTCCTGGAAGAGGGTGGCTTCTTTGAGGAAAAGGGCGCCATCTTCTGCCCACCATGCTATGACGTGCGCTATGCACCCAGCTGTGCCAAGTGCAAGAagaagattacaggc GAGATCATGCACGCCCTGAAGATGACCTGGCACGTGCACTGCTTTACCTGTGCTGCCTGCAAGACGCCCATCCGGAACAGGGCCTTCTACATGGAGGAGGGCGTGCCCTATTGCGAGCGAG ACTATGAGAAGATGTTTGGCACGAAATGCCATGGCTGTGACTTCAAGATCGACGCTGGGGACCGCTTCCTGGAGGCCCTGGGCTTCAGCTGGCATGACACCTGCTTCGTCTGTGCG ATATGTCAGATCAACCTGGAAGGAAAGACCTTCTACTCCAAGAAGGACAGGCCTCTCTGCAAGAGCCATGCCTTCTCTCATGTGTGA